A region of Lycium barbarum isolate Lr01 chromosome 1, ASM1917538v2, whole genome shotgun sequence DNA encodes the following proteins:
- the LOC132635716 gene encoding RNA polymerase sigma factor sigB: MSCLLPQFKCLPDTFALCFKTYQHSAPQLLKGRDPSQLQTQCVLSTTSTVEATVLDIEKLQLPSIELLSNSATATTTVVDIQKLKLQSLEAHSDSVAPWRYSGGVALSTEANTKAALATEDLLTGEEAVIAAAAAEAVALAKAALKVAKDAVTLVGHNNSDNTVAGTPSTAHNTVEELKASGMRWSERNSSVEEVEPTYEELELLQAEVLEGIAVRSKRQSERKARRARTAERAAANVVSVKSGGSTGRKKRAAVQDVDYSDPLRYLRGTTTTSRLLTASEEHKLSEGIQDLLKLERLQDELAERCGGQPTIAQWAAAAGVDQKTLRTRINYGILCKDKMIKSNIRLVISIAKNYQGAGMNLQDLVQEGCRGLVRGAEKFDASKGFKFSTYAHWWIKQAVRKSLSDQSRTIRLPFHMVEATYRVKEARKQLYSKNGRHPDEEELAEATGLSMKRLSAVMLTPKAPRSLDQKIGFNQNLKPSEVIADPEAETLEETLIKQFMREDLQKVLDTLNPREKQVVRWRFGLEDGRMKTLQEIGELMGVSRERIRQIESSAFRKLKNKKRTRHLQQYVTA, encoded by the exons ATGTCTTGCCTATTGCCTCAATTCAAGTGCTTGCCTGATACTTTTGCCCTTTGCTTCAAAACCTATCAACACTCTGCCCCTCAACTTT TAAAAGGGAGAGATCCTTCTCAATTGCAGACTCAATGCGTCTTATCCACTACATCAACAGTGGAAGCTACAGTGCTTGATATTGAGAAGCTACAATTACCGTCTATCGAACTTCTTTCAAATTCAGCAACTGCCACAACCACAGTAGTAGATATACAGAAGCTAAAGTTGCAGTCATTGGAGGCTCATTCAGATTCAGTTGCTCCATGGAGATACAGTGGAGGAGTTGCTCTTTCCACTGAG GCGAACACTAAAGCTGCTTTAGCTACTGAGGATCTTCTTACGGGTGAAGAAGCTGTAATAGCTGCTGCTGCCGCTGAAGCAGTTGCTTTGGCAAAAGCTGCATTAAAGGTTGCAAAAGATGCTGTCACGTTAGTCGGCCATAACAACTCGGATAACACTGTGGCAGGTACTCCGTCAACAGCTCACAACACAGTTGAGGAGCTAAAGGCAAGTGGGATGAGATGGAGTGAAAGGAATTCATCAGTTGAAGAGGTGGAACCAACATATGAAGAACTGGAACTTCTTCAAGCAGAGGTTTTAGAAGGTATAGCTGTAAGATCTAAGCGTCAAAGTGAACGCAAGGCTAGAAGAGCTAGAACAGCTGAGAGGGCTGCAGCCAATGTTGTGTCAGTGAAGTCTGGTGGCTCCACAGGCCGAAAAAAGCGTGCTGCAGTACAAGATGTTGATTATTCTGATCCATTGCGTTACTTGAGAGGAACAACAACTACTTCTAGGCTGCTCACTGCATCTGAAGAACATAAGTTATCTGAAGGAATACAG GACCTACTGAAGTTGGAAAGGCTTCAGGATGAGCTTGCAGAGCGGTGTGGGGGGCAGCCTACTATTGCGCAATGGGCTGCTGCAGCTGGAGTTGACCAGAAGACCCTAAGGACACGTATAAACTATGGCATTCTTTGTAAAGATAAAATGATTAAGAGCAACATAAGGCTTGTTATATCCATCGCCAAAAATTATCAAGGGGCAGGAATGAATCTTCAAGATTTGGTTCAG GAAGGATGTCGGGGCCTTGTAAGGGGTGCTGAAAAGTTTGATGCTTCAAAGGGTTTTAAGTTCTCAACATATGCTCATTGGTGGATTAAACAGGCTGTGAGGAAGTCTCTTTCTGATCAGTCCAGGACAATTCGGTTGCCA TTTCACATGGTGGAGGCAACTTATAGAGTTAAGGAAGCAAGAAAGCAATTATATAGTAAAAATGGTAGACATCCTGACGAGGAGGAACTTGCTGAAGCAACAGGATTGTCAATGAAGAGACTCTCTGCTGTGATGCTAACTCCTAAAGCTCCAAGATCACTTGACCAGAAGATTGGATTCAACCAAAATCTCAAACCTTCG GAAGTGATTGCAGACCCTGAAGCCGAAACATTAGAAGAGACGCTGATCAAGCAGTTCATGAGAGAGGACCTACAGAAGGTTTTAGACACCTTGAATCCAAGGGAAAAGCAGGTTGTTCGATGGCGATTTGGACTGGAGGATGGAAGGATGAAGACATTGCAAGAGATAGGAGAATTAATGGGCGTCAGCCGGGAGAGAATCAGGCAAATCGAGTCCAGTGCGTTCCgtaagttgaagaacaagaaaagaacGAGACATTTGCAGCAATATGTAACTGCCTGA